One stretch of Castor canadensis chromosome 12, mCasCan1.hap1v2, whole genome shotgun sequence DNA includes these proteins:
- the Cd2 gene encoding T-cell surface antigen CD2 translates to MRKPVPKMSVPQKILASFLLIFSFSAEGAVSQDPRTIWGALGQDIILETPGSQPSDAINEIRWEKEGTMVAQMRKDKRSSQQDKSYEILNEGLKIKHLKRNDGGTYNVTVYDTGGKSVLQRAFDLRIQEMVSKPKISWDCRNTTLTCETEKGTDPQLKLFQSEKELKTGTQKVIRYKWANLNAAFKCTASNRINEESSMAAISCSEKGLSMYVIIGTCGGGVLLLIFVSLLIFHLRKRKKQSSRRNGEQLEIKAHRMTSEERGPRPHQMPASQPPPPPLHRSQAPSQRPLPPGHRVQNQQKKRPLPTGTQVHQQKGPPLPRPRVQPKPPSGDAENTMSPSSS, encoded by the exons ATGAGGAAACCAGTCCCAAAGATGAGTGTCCCACAGAAGATTTTAGCCAGCTTCCTTCTGATTTTCAGCTTTTCCGCCGAAG GGGCAGTCTCCCAAGACCCTAGGACCATCTGGGGTGCCCTGGGTCAGGACATCATCCTAGAAACCCCTGGTTCTCAGCCGAGTGATGCTATTAATGAAATTCGCTGGGAAAAAGAAGGAACCATGGTGGcacaaatgagaaaagacaaGAGATCGTCTCAGCAAGACAAATCATATGAGATATTAAATGAAGGTCTGAAAATTAAACACCTGAAGAGAAATGATGGCGGTACCTACAATGTAACCGTATATGACACAGGAGGAAAGAGTGTGCTGCAAAGAGCTTTTGACTTGAGAATTCAGG agatggtcTCAAAACCAAAGATCTCCTGGGATTGTCGCAACACAACCCTGACCtgtgagacagagaaaggaacagaCCCCCAATTAAAGCTGTTTCAGAGTGAGAAGGAGCTCAAGACAGGTACTCAGAAGGTCATCAGATACAAGTGGGCCAACCTGAATGCAGCGTTCAAGTGCACAGCAAGTAACAGAATCAATGAGGAGTCCAGCATGGCGGCCATCAGCTGCTCAG AGAAAGGTCTGAGCATGTATGTCATCATTGGCACCTGTGGAGGAGGTGTCCTCTTGCTGATCTTCGTGTCACTGCTCATTTTCCAtctcaggaagaggaaaaagcagAGCAGTAGGAGAAATG GTGAACAGCTGGAGATAAAAGCTCACAGAATGACCTCTGAGGAAAGGGGCCCAAGGCCCCACCAAATGCCAGCTTCCcaacctcctccacctcctcttcaTCGTTCCCAGGCACCCAGTCAACGTCCCTTGCCTCCTGGTCACCGTGTCCAGAACCAGCAAAAGAAAAGACCTCTTCCAACGGGCACACAGGTTCACCAGCAGAAAGGTCCACCCCTCCCCAGGCCTCGAGTTCAACCAAAACCTCCCAGTGGAGATGCAGAAAACACGATGTCCCCTTCCTCTAGCTAA